In Thermodesulfitimonas autotrophica, the following proteins share a genomic window:
- a CDS encoding DUF3656 domain-containing U32 family peptidase: MKRVPELLAPAGDWDALVAAVQNGADAVYLGGKGFNARRQAPNFTARALAEAIEYAHVRGVRVYVTVNTIIADEEMEEAARFLRFVYEAGADAVIVQDLGLLRLARIVLPELPLHASTQMTVHNTAGALLVGEAGVRRIVLARELSLREIEALKKGTGLEVEVFAHGALCICYSGQCLMSSLIGGRSGNRGMCAQPCRLPYTLCDAGGRAVAKPEEIGAFLLSPRDLNLSHHLPALAAAGVDALKIEGRMKRAEYVATVVRIYRRLLDRLAAGRFFVLPEESLTLAQIFNRGFSSGYLFGRPGRDLMSYRRPNNRGVPVGRVLAYDRQREIATIKLNLPLRVGDGIEFWVSEGGRVGAEVRRLLVDGGEMDAAPAGAVVKVAAAGKIRPGDRVFKTADAALLREAQASFNGQEIRKIPVVFRVHLREGEPLRVTVADAAGHSGAATTQSLAVRAEKRPLTLELLREQLGRLGNTPFELVELAGEVGEGLFIPVSEINAVRREAITALAQVRARVPQPLAEGLFAARLKDAVRAPNPGARGATVYLAVSCGTPAAVKAAVAAGADRIYFGGEEFRFRAADGDGGAGLAAVADYVRAQGREFFLLTPRVAKDAELAAALAFCQRTPAGALSGVVAGNLGLLRALIEAARVPVWADYYLNVFNLQAVTFLQERGAKGAVLSPELTLRQVEAMAGRSPLPLEVLVHGRLPLMVSEYCVVGAVLGGMGANRACSVPCRGRRFALRDRLGVLFPVYPDTACRMHIFNSQELVMLRFLPALVRAGVAGLRIEARLEDAAYVSRVTRAYRQALDAALGGAPQAYEKIEEELAGGDFTRGHYFRGVV, translated from the coding sequence GTGAAGCGGGTTCCGGAACTCTTAGCTCCTGCGGGCGACTGGGACGCCCTGGTGGCGGCGGTTCAGAATGGCGCCGATGCGGTTTACTTAGGGGGGAAGGGTTTCAACGCCCGGCGGCAGGCGCCCAATTTCACCGCGCGGGCGCTCGCTGAAGCTATCGAGTACGCCCACGTCCGCGGGGTGAGGGTTTACGTAACGGTTAACACCATTATCGCGGACGAAGAAATGGAGGAGGCGGCACGCTTCCTCCGCTTCGTCTATGAGGCCGGCGCTGACGCCGTGATTGTCCAGGATCTCGGCCTTTTGCGCCTTGCCCGCATAGTTTTGCCGGAACTCCCCCTCCACGCGAGCACGCAGATGACCGTGCATAACACGGCCGGGGCGCTTCTCGTGGGGGAGGCGGGGGTCCGCCGCATCGTTCTGGCGCGGGAACTCTCCCTGCGGGAGATTGAAGCCTTAAAAAAGGGAACCGGCCTCGAGGTGGAAGTTTTCGCCCACGGGGCCCTCTGCATCTGCTACTCCGGCCAGTGCCTGATGTCGAGCCTGATCGGGGGCCGAAGCGGCAACCGCGGGATGTGCGCGCAACCCTGCCGCCTTCCCTACACCCTCTGCGATGCAGGCGGGCGGGCGGTTGCGAAGCCGGAAGAAATAGGCGCGTTTCTCCTCTCCCCGCGCGACCTCAATCTGAGCCACCACCTGCCTGCGCTGGCGGCAGCGGGGGTGGATGCGCTGAAGATTGAGGGCCGGATGAAGCGGGCGGAGTACGTGGCAACGGTCGTGCGCATTTACCGGCGGCTGCTCGACAGGCTGGCGGCAGGGCGCTTTTTCGTCCTGCCGGAGGAATCCCTCACGCTCGCGCAAATCTTCAACCGCGGCTTTTCTTCGGGCTACCTTTTCGGCCGGCCCGGGCGGGACCTTATGAGTTACCGCCGGCCGAACAACCGCGGCGTTCCCGTAGGGAGGGTGCTCGCCTACGACCGGCAACGGGAAATCGCCACCATCAAACTCAACCTGCCGCTGCGGGTGGGCGACGGGATCGAGTTCTGGGTATCTGAAGGGGGGCGCGTCGGCGCTGAAGTCCGGCGCCTCTTGGTAGACGGTGGGGAGATGGATGCTGCTCCAGCGGGAGCGGTGGTAAAAGTGGCCGCGGCAGGAAAGATCAGACCGGGGGACCGGGTCTTTAAAACGGCCGATGCAGCGCTGCTGCGGGAGGCGCAGGCGAGCTTCAACGGCCAGGAAATCAGGAAAATCCCGGTCGTCTTTCGGGTGCACCTCCGGGAAGGCGAGCCGCTGCGCGTTACGGTGGCGGATGCGGCGGGGCACAGCGGGGCGGCTACAACGCAAAGCCTTGCGGTGCGGGCAGAGAAGCGACCGCTGACCCTGGAGCTGCTGCGGGAGCAGCTCGGCCGGCTCGGCAATACGCCCTTTGAGTTAGTGGAGCTCGCGGGGGAGGTGGGAGAGGGCCTCTTCATTCCCGTAAGCGAGATTAACGCGGTCCGGCGGGAGGCCATCACTGCCTTGGCGCAGGTGCGGGCGCGCGTTCCCCAGCCTCTCGCTGAGGGGCTTTTTGCCGCGCGGCTCAAAGACGCTGTCCGTGCGCCCAACCCCGGCGCTCGTGGCGCGACGGTTTACCTGGCGGTAAGCTGTGGGACGCCAGCAGCGGTCAAGGCGGCCGTCGCCGCCGGGGCCGACCGGATTTACTTCGGCGGGGAGGAGTTCCGGTTCCGGGCGGCTGATGGGGATGGCGGTGCGGGGCTCGCGGCGGTTGCGGACTACGTGCGGGCGCAGGGCCGGGAGTTCTTTCTCTTGACGCCGCGCGTGGCTAAGGATGCGGAGCTGGCGGCGGCACTCGCTTTTTGCCAGAGGACGCCTGCGGGGGCTCTCAGCGGGGTGGTGGCCGGTAACCTCGGCCTGCTCAGGGCGCTGATAGAGGCGGCCCGGGTGCCCGTCTGGGCCGACTACTACCTGAACGTTTTCAACCTCCAGGCGGTAACCTTTCTTCAGGAGCGAGGGGCGAAGGGTGCAGTCCTTTCACCGGAGCTAACGCTCCGCCAGGTAGAGGCGATGGCCGGGCGGAGCCCGCTGCCGCTGGAGGTTCTCGTCCACGGTCGCCTTCCCCTGATGGTTTCGGAATATTGCGTGGTGGGGGCGGTTTTAGGAGGAATGGGGGCGAACCGGGCCTGCAGCGTTCCCTGCCGCGGCAGGCGCTTTGCGCTGCGGGACCGCCTGGGCGTGCTTTTCCCGGTCTATCCGGACACCGCCTGCCGGATGCACATCTTTAATAGCCAGGAACTGGTGATGCTCCGGTTCCTGCCGGCGCT
- a CDS encoding NGG1p interacting factor NIF3 has protein sequence MKIKEIYALAVEMGISRDPRGEEAVRALLSKERERYEGLKEDEKEDYDLEKLTNPYSDTRILYGDPEKEVRRVLVGIDVEVQEVLLADRLAEKGKPVDLIIAHHPEGRALAALYEVMHLQEDVLAYFGVPINVAEGIMASRISEVKRGLMPLNHFRAIDAARLLDLPLMCVHTAADNLVTNYLQRLFDERKPERLSDVVKVLKEIPEYKTAAKQGAGPTIVVGEKDRRAGKIFVDMTGGTSGSPEAYAKLQVAGVGTVVGMHIKEEHRKEAEKNNINVVIAGHMASDSLGMNLFLDELARQGIEIITTSGLIRVARV, from the coding sequence TTGAAGATCAAGGAGATTTATGCACTTGCCGTAGAGATGGGGATCAGTCGCGATCCCCGGGGCGAAGAGGCGGTCCGGGCCCTTCTATCCAAGGAGCGGGAACGCTATGAAGGGCTTAAGGAGGACGAGAAAGAGGATTACGACCTAGAGAAGCTGACCAATCCTTACAGCGACACCCGCATCCTTTACGGCGATCCGGAAAAAGAGGTGCGGCGGGTCCTGGTCGGGATCGACGTGGAGGTTCAGGAGGTCCTCTTAGCCGACCGGCTCGCAGAGAAAGGTAAGCCGGTCGATCTGATTATCGCGCACCATCCTGAGGGGCGGGCGCTGGCGGCGCTTTACGAAGTGATGCACCTCCAGGAAGACGTGCTCGCCTACTTCGGGGTTCCCATCAACGTGGCGGAAGGGATAATGGCTTCGCGGATCAGCGAAGTGAAGCGGGGGCTGATGCCGCTCAACCACTTCCGGGCGATAGATGCGGCGCGGCTGCTTGACCTGCCGCTGATGTGCGTCCATACCGCCGCCGACAACCTGGTGACCAACTACCTGCAGCGCCTTTTTGACGAACGGAAACCGGAGCGGCTCAGCGACGTGGTCAAGGTGCTGAAGGAGATCCCGGAGTACAAAACGGCGGCGAAGCAGGGTGCCGGCCCGACAATTGTGGTGGGGGAGAAAGACCGGCGCGCCGGTAAGATTTTCGTCGATATGACCGGGGGGACGAGCGGCTCGCCGGAGGCCTACGCCAAGCTGCAGGTGGCCGGTGTCGGTACCGTCGTAGGTATGCACATCAAGGAGGAGCACCGCAAAGAAGCAGAAAAAAACAACATCAACGTGGTGATTGCCGGCCACATGGCCAGTGATTCGCTCGGGATGAACCTTTTCCTTGATGAGCTTGCCAGGCAGGGCATTGAGATCATCACTACTTCCGGGTTAATTCGGGTGGCCAGAGTGTGA
- a CDS encoding cell division protein ZapA, which translates to MPEKENRVEVEIAGEPYVLRSDAPPEHIERVARFVSQKIKEVRIRNARVPLTKAVVAAALNIADEYLRLKDEYDNLVKLIESEERPRNMSGR; encoded by the coding sequence ATGCCGGAGAAGGAGAACCGGGTGGAAGTCGAAATCGCCGGCGAGCCTTATGTCCTAAGAAGCGATGCCCCTCCGGAACATATTGAGCGGGTGGCCCGCTTCGTCAGCCAGAAGATCAAGGAGGTCCGGATACGGAACGCACGTGTGCCGCTTACCAAGGCCGTGGTGGCGGCAGCGCTTAACATCGCGGACGAGTATCTCCGGCTCAAGGACGAGTATGATAATTTAGTGAAACTGATCGAGAGTGAAGAGAGGCCCCGGAATATGAGCGGCCGGTAA